The stretch of DNA CGTGCCTGTGGTGTGAGTAGTGTTTGAGGGGCTGCGGGACAGGGCTGGGacaagaggggggaggaagacGGGTCTGTCTGCTCTCCTTGAACTAACCGTCCTGGGAAAGCCGGGGAGGAAGCCGATGACTCCAGGGTCACACAAGGCTGTTCTTTTCCTCCGTAGGCTCCTAGGTCAGGTGGTCCAGACAGTTGTGGACCTGCAGCTGtggacacacagggacacacgTGTCCACTTCGGTCTAGAGGATGTGCCCCTGCTGACATGGCTCCTGGGCTGCCTGTCCCTGGTCCTTGTGGTTGTCACCAATGAGATTGTAAAGCTGCATGAGATTCGGTGAGCTTGAGCCCGGCACTCCAGTGGGCCTTGTCCCCTAAACCTCTCACCCCTTGTTGGCGTCCTGCTCAGTTCTCTTGTCTAAGGGGGTGCCAACCTCTTCCCCTGGTACTGGAGAGGGAGTCAGCTCTTCTAATACGCTCTGCCCTGGCTACAGCCCTAACACTCTTTCTACTTTCTGAGACACGCTCTCGATCTTAAccttataatcctcctgcctcagcccccaagaACCTAGAATTACAAGTGCGAACCCCAAGGCTGAGTAGTCAACTGTATCTTAATCTGTTTTACCAGGGTCCGTGTCCGCTACCAGAAGCGACAGAAGCTGCAGTTTGAGACTAAGCTGGGCATGAACTCTCCCTTCTGAGCCATTGGCCACAGTGGCCGTCATTGCCCTGGTTCCTGGGGCTAGAGCCAGACCGACTCCTGAGTCTGGGGAGTTGGTATCACGAATGTTTCAGGGTTCGTCTTTGTGCCTCATGGCACTGGAGGCTCAGCTCCGGTCACTGGAGACCCTGCTGTCTTCCCGACTCTGGGGCTTTTCACGAAGGAGCCCAGGGGCCGTCGCCATGGTTTGACAGGACTGCCCTGGCTCTTCCCTGGCCTTGCCAGGGGCACTCTTGAATGTATGACCTCAGGCCCTTGGTAAAGGGACCCTTAGCCCCCTCCCCTGTGAATGGCCTCTCTTTGGGGTCCTCTTACCGAACACCCTCCTCTGTGGCAGCCTCAGAGTGAGCCTCAGGCTTTGCTGGAGCAATGGCTGCTGCTGTGTTCTCTCTGCCACCCATCCTTTTCCTGGGGCAGCAGCCTGGCTGTGGTCCTAGggccctccccttcctctgggCCGGAAGATGGAAAAGGGTCCACCTCACCCTGGAGCCCCTGCATCATCAGCTGGCCATAGGTCATCCATGGAGGACCCAGCCCAGGCGCTGTCCTTGTTCTGAGAgacctttttttactttttttttttttttttttttaactggaaaTGAGCCTTTTAGGAATGAATGTCAACtggtttatattaaaattgtaaattGCTTAAGAAAAACCTGTGGCGGATCCATGAAACAGCCATGAAAGGCTCCCCTCCCAAGACTGCAGCCGTCACCCTCCACACTGATGAGTGCCCCTGCAGCTGTGGGTGAAGGGACAGTCCCGGATGTGGAGGTCTGATGCACAGATCCAGACACAGCCCAATCACGTGGAATGACATTTTCATTGATGTTAGCTGGGGAAGAGGTTAATAGTTACAGGGCCTGGACCTACGGGGCCCTCCAGCAGGGGGTGGGCAGAGGGTTCTTCTGCAGTCTGAAGGCCTCCCCACTGCATTCTCTCAGGCAGTTAATAGATAGAataaattccatttaaaatatatgcatttctctctgcttgAAAAATATTATGTACAGTTGTAAGAGTTTGGGCATCGGGGATCTGTTAGTTGCACTGCCTCTGCCCCGGCCGGCGCTGCCTTCCCCGTGTGGGATGGCAAGACAGGGCAGGAGATGACAAGGCCATAGCCACGGGCAGGAAGGCATACCCCTGCCGTGTATTTACATCTCCTATGTACACTTGCACAGAGGGAAGCAGCCAAGTACACAGCCTCCACTGAGCCTCACGGAGCCTAGAGTAGCTCGGTGGGTGGCCAGAGGAATTCCTTAAGCACTGAGATGTTAGTGAGACACGGCCTGGTGGGGAGGTGCGTGCATCCGAAAAGCCCTGCCGACACCTCCTCCTAGAGGAGAATGCTCTTAACGGGTCCCGGTCCCTCGTCAGGGGCCAAAGCTGAGCAGTCAGCTCTACACGGGAGGAGCTTTGCTCCCACCCAGCTGAGGCCCCTAAGTCAGCTTCTGACTCCAGCCCAACCAACCCTCAGCCTGTGCTCTGGGTGGCAGGGTCTTCTTCCATGTTGGGCCACAGGCCGTGAATGCTGGCAGGCGACTGTGGGTACCAGGAAAGGAGGGTCACAAGCCGGTCTTGTTCAGTCCAGCATGGCATCCAGCTGGTCAGCCAGGGCATCAAACATGGTGCTGATGTCATCCAGAATGTGCTTGGTGGAGGCCGCTGTGGGGCTGCATCAAGAGAAAGCCTTAACGAGGTGGGCGTGGGCCTGCTACCATGGCAGTCCTGTCTGATGGCAAACACCTTGTACCTCACTCTTACTGCCTACAACCTCCCCGTAGCAAGAGTTTCCGTCCTTCCCTTACGGGTGAGTTCAGAGGCTCGGGGACAAAGGACTGGGCTAAGGAATAAGTGATAGTCCCCAGGAATCTCCTCCGTAGGCCTCCCTAAGACCACTAGGCCCGGGCATCCCACTAGAGGCCTCCCTAGCCCTAGACTTGGCCCTCAGTCGCCTTCCAATGCTCCCAAGcccagccttccttccctctctccttccgcacccagcacccagctcacCCCTCTCGCTCCTCGGtgcacccagcacccagctcacCCCTCTCGCTCCTCGGTGCACCCAGCTCACCCCTCTCGCTCCTCGGtgcacccagcacccagctcacCCCTCTCGCTCCTCGGTGCCAATGCTCTTCTCAGCTGCCTTCAGTGCGGCTGCCAAGGACGAGCTGGTTTGCTCCAGTCTCTGTTGGGCCTGGCCTGGACACACAGGCCCAGTGCTCTCAGGCCTCGGAGGGGGTACAGGGCGGGGGCCGAACCGGGGAGCCAGCTTTGGGCCAGAAAATGCCAGCTGCGTACAGGCCACGGACACAGGCTTAGGAGCTGCTCCTGAGAAGACAAAAGGTTACCACGTGACTTGGTGCGACGTGGCCCTGCACACAGCAACCTTCCCTCCGCGGGCCTCACTTCTTACCTGCTCCGGGCACTTTGAGGAGGGCAGCAGGAGGCTCCGTCTCCACATTCAGCCGGCTGCCTGTTGCCAGAGCTGGCCCGGCAGAGGCCCCTTGGTGGCCGGGGGGCTGAGATTTGGGGCTGAgatctggggctggagttccTTGAGACGGAAGGCTGCTAGGCTCAGACCGTGGAGGGTTAGAGGAAGTTGAGGGAGATTCACAGGGGGCCTGGGAGGACAGGGGAGTGGAGGGGCTAGGGGTGTCACCACCCACTACCCCAAAGGCCAACAGCGCAGTCTGGAGTGGCTCTCTCTCTTTACATTTGGGCCTCCGTTTGACAGTATCGGACTCTGTGAGGTTGAAGTCAAGACCAGGGAGCACAGGTGTCTCCCGGGCCGGGGGACCAGATGGCTTTGGCCGCTGCTTGATCGTCAAGTTCCCTTCCTCTGCGAATGGCAGCCCTTCTCCTGAGCTGCCCCGAGATGGGGGTGTTCCCTCAGGCCCAGGctcctcttcttctgtgtctgacaCAGGGCCAGTTGGGGCAGAAGGACCAGGGGGCTCTGAGGGGCCGGCTGGTTCACTCAGTGTTCTCCTCCGGGGGCCCGTGGCCCCTTCCTTGGGTCCTGGGCTTCCTTCTAGTGAAGGTGGCTCGGTGGGGCCAGAGACAGAACTGAGGcgcttggggggtgggggtggggggcctTTACGACGGGCACGGAGGGCAAAGGACTGGCTTCGGGGTGTCCCTCGAGTTGGGGTCAGGCTAGGGCTAGTCCGGGCAAGGGTGCTGCGTCCCGGTCTCCGGGTAAGGGTGGCATAGCTGCCCAAGGCACTGCCCACTGGCCCTTCAGCCTCCCCTTCAGCTTCCCCCTCAGCAGGGCCAGGGCGGCTCAGGCTGTGGGATCGGCGTTTGGGCCGAGGCGGGTCTGGAGGAGCTGCAGGAGAGCCGGCCAAGTAGGAGAAGGCCCGAGGAGCACCAGGAGGTGGCCCTGGGGCTGGGCTAGTGGGTGAACTCTGTGAACACATGAAGACATAAGGGGCAGGTCCTTGGCCAGGGAGTGAGGTACAAAGCTTAGAGGGGCGCTCTGTACCCTCTGGAAGGTTCCTCTCCTGTGGGGCGATGGAATCACCAATACTGGGCTGAGAGACAGGCTGTTCCTGTGAGTGACCAGAACCCCGGGAGCGGGCGCCAATGCTTTCCTGGCTGGGAGAACGGGCAGGGGGAAGAGGGAGTGGCTCTGGGCCACCCCCTGCCATAGCTGCCTGTAGCTCTGGGCTCAGCTCACTGCCCTGAAAGGTGAGGAGGCGAGGTCCAGCCATAGCTGGACTTTCCCCGTTCTCCAGGCCTTCAATGGTCATCAACTCCGGACCCCTGGTCAGCCGGCGTCCGCCTTCACCTAGAGCCTCCCCATGCAGCAGGCCCCGCCGAAGCTCTGCCAGCCGCCTCACCCCCAGCATGAGCTTCTTCTGATGCCCTGGAAGggtaggcagaagcagatgggttAACTGAGTCTAGGCTTGTCCCCTTTGCCCTAGCTAgacccccttccccctcctctcagaGATGCTAGAGGTAGCTGGGGTCAGGGGCTGCCAGGAGGCCTCAAGGTGATCCTCACCCAGCTTGTTCACGCCTATCTCCTGCAGCTCCTCCCAAGTGAGGTCGGCAACCAGGCCCATGGAGTCGTAGCCACTGCTCACCAGCTGCTTGTGATACTGTGGTAGCCCCAGGGCACACAGCCACTCCAGCAAGTCCACCTGGATGAGTGCCACCATCAAAACCTGGCGCTCCCCAAGTGAGAAAGAAAGCCCTGACCCCTCTCAAGGCCACAGCCCTGGGTAAGGGCCAAAAGTCCCACCCTGCCAGGTGGtgatgacatacacctttaatcccagcacttgggagacagtgctctgtgagttcgaagccagcctggtctacacagcgatttccaggacaggctcccaagtcacagagaaaccctgtcaccaaaacaaaaaaaacaaaaaaaaccccaccctgTCCACCTGCTCACCGGGATATAGTTGGGCAGCCACTCAGCAATGCTGAGCTGGGCAATCTCTGAGGCGATCTTCTTCCGGTGTCCAGGTTTGGTCACCCCAATGGCTGTCAGATCCTGTCACACAGGGCATGGACATCAGGGCCCTCCCATGCCTGCTGGGCCCTCGTATTACGTGCAACAGTGCTTACCTCGGGAGTCATTCGGCTGATGGTTGGCACATCATAGCCAGCCTGCAGGAAGTGGGCAGTGTAGCCCTCCAGCTGGAATTCACTTAGCCAGTTATGAATGGCCTGTGCATCCTGGGGCGTGAAGCAAAACAGGGTGGAGAAGCCTGAGAGATGGACTAGCCCATTGGCCCGCACCTTCCTCAGGGTCAGGTCTCCGTGGATACTAAAGCCCTCTACCCTCTGCCGAGGCCTGAAACGTATTTCTGGGGGGTGGGAAACCTCACCTTCCCTTCCAGCAACTGTTCCGGCCTCACATCCTGAGTGAAGGTCTCCCCAGAGCGATAACTGGCCAGGGGGCCATGGCTCAGGTTGTCTTCAAGGAACGAGAGAGATGGCATCAGGGGCGGTTGGAGGAGGGATGGGTGGGGTCATGGCTTTACCTCCCCCCCAGCAATACCAGTTCCATTTACCCTTCTTACCTGATGCAGATGGGGCACGCAGGCCTGGCAGTACCTGGTCCTCACTGGCAGAGGGCAGTggctggagacagagaaagagcttACTCAGGACATGGAAAACAGACAATGGGCAGGCCGTGCCCAGGCCTGGGTGCCCTCCCCTCCTACCTGAGCATTCTCAATAAGGAGGCCAGTGCCGTGGCCATTGGTGCCTTCAGAACTCTGCCCACTGCCAGCACTGCGGATGCTGCCCACACTGCCCTCGCTGCCCACGCTGTTCCTGTCACCTGCTGCAGGCGGCAGAAGCATAAAGGTCAGAGTTGACACCGCTAACAGCTGACTGGCAACCTGCCAGCGCTTAAGGGACCCCCCTGCACTACCTCCTGGGAGGATGTACCTGGACTGTCCGGGCTGAGGCCCCCCCGCGGGAGCTGGCCATAGGTAAGAGGCTGCAGCGAATCgtcagcagaggactgtgatatCCGGGGGAAGCTCGGCCGCAGTGGGGTGGGCGCAGAGGGGAGACGGGCCACAGGTATGCCCACCCGTTTGCTGACCACCTCGACGATCCCCGGGGGGAAGTAGCCCACACGGTCAGTGCCCCTTTGGCTCTCATGGATATGGCCCTTCCAGCGGCCGTCAGGATGCTGTTCGAGCACCTGTCGTGACAGGATGTGGACGGAAAGGACAGTCACTACCCCAAGCAAGTGGCAGTGGCTGTCTCTGTAGTGACAGTCCAGCAGGCCTGGTCCATCTCTTCCTGGCACAGAGCTGACCTCTACCCGAGTTTGGTCACCGATGCCAGCCCAGTCTCTTTGTAGCATGAGGCATATGAACAATGATATTCTATAGAATAATGATATTCTATATTCTGTGTTTACTAGATATGTGACCTGGCCCAGTTCATCTAATTCTCTAAGTCTCAACTTTgtcatctcttaaaaaaaaaaaagaaagaaagaaaaaagaaaagaataaggaaaacgATAATGGTACCCATGTTTCCTAGGATTAGAGAGGATTatatgaaagaatatataaagatttAACTTGGCCTAGGACCACAGCAGATGCCCAAGTGAGTCATAACAATTGCTTGTCTTACAAAGGATGTGTGGGCCCCTCACCGTGATGACATCTCCTGCCCGGACATTGAGAGCGGTGGGGTCATGAAGGTTCCAGAAATCCTTAAGTGCTCGGACTTTCAAGATCCCTGAAGCCTCTAAGAGAAGGGGTAGGGCAGGTGTCCATGATGGACCCTCGATTCCCCAGCGGACTCTCCCACCACACCCTGGTACCGACTATAGAGCCCCACCCACTAGGTCTTCTCCCACCCACTCACCCCGAAGTAGCTGCTTGATTTCCCGGCTGGCCTGGGAGGTGGTGAACTGATTCACTATGTCCAGCGCTGTCTGGTTATACGTGTTCCGGATATTCACATCCACGCCTCCCTGGGGTTCACAGTACCACAAGAGCATAGCATTTTGCTTGATATTTCTCTTTGAGTCCTCCCAACTACCCAGGAGGCGGGTGCTGTTACCACTTTCAGGGCTTAGAGGTGGGAAGCATGACGCTTTTGACATGGGTTAAGAACGAGCTCGTAAGAGACGGACTTGGTGTCTAACCAGTCGGGGCTGCTTTCCATCCACAAGGCTTTAACACCATTCGGAGGGAGTGAGACCTTCTTTCTCAAGCCCCACAAAACACCACAGCCTTCCCAGCTGCCCTCAGCACGTGATGGCAGGCTCTTTGCACCCACACCCACCTCTAGGAGCAGCCGCACCACCTCGGTTTTGCCGTATAAGGCGGCTTCATGCAGCGCGGTGCCGGTCTTGGTCTGGCGGTTGATCTCAATGCCAGCTTTCAGGAGCTGCCTGTGATgggcaggagtgtgaggtggCTGGGACAGGAAGAAGCTCATTGCCAGGGGCGTGGGGACTGTGGCGTTGAAACCAAGAATGGAGACAGTAGCAgcggactggggagatgactcggtggCTAAGATAAGGCTGGGCTGCTCTCAGAGAgctctggttcaattcccagcacgcgCAGGGGTAGCTCATCTCCACCTCCTGGAGCTCTGGCTCTGTGGTCCACTGCAGGCAGCTGTGCTTAcgtgcacacaccccacacagaaCACACGcgtatttgtcatttttaaaaaaagcagcagGGAGATATTGGTTAGAAACCAATGGTCCCTCAGGAAGAGGCTGAGGAGGCGGGTGGGTCCCTTGGGTACCTGATGACTTCTCTGTGGCCATTCTTAGCAGCCAAGTGCAGGGGTGTGGTGTAGTTGGGGTCGCACGGGTCCTTTGCCTCTCCTTCCAGCAGTGCGACACACAAGTGGCTGTTTAGAAGCAACTGGGCCACCTACAGTGTGCAGCACCCAGTTAGAGCCTCCTCCTGACTACAGCACCCAGTACTCAGCACCCAGGGCTGTACGCCTCACCTTGAGCCGCCCGAATTCGCAGGCTAGGTCTAGGGGTGTCTTCTTTAGCTTGTTGACTAGGCACGGGTTGGACTGATGCTGGAGAAGCATTTCTGACTGGGATGGGGAAACCAAGTCAGGGAGGCTGCCTGCGAGATGCAGGCCCCCACCCGCCTCCTCGCTCCCACATCCCCTCAGGCAGGCACGCTCACTTACCACCTCATAGTGTCCATACTGCGCAGCCAGGTGCAGAGGGATCTGGCCGTCCAGCGAGGCAGCATTGACAGCCGCAGaagccctcagcagcagcctcaCAGGCTCCAGCCGGCCCTGCCAGGCCGCATAGTGTAGGGGACGCATGCCTGGCAGGGGGAAAGAGATTCTAAGAGGGGTCACAGGTGGCCCAGCAGAGAACCCTGGGACGGGAAGAGTTCCATACAACAATGCTAGCGTCACCTGGGTTCGCTCAGGAAAAGGTCCTACGCGGCTCTGAAGAGTTCTAACTGTGCCCTGCACACATGATCTACAACCCCAGGGTGGGACTATAACCTCTCTGCACTTCCTCGTCTAAATAATGGAAATCTTAACTACACACTCTTTCCAGAAGGAAGCTATTCACGATTTCAGAGAAGGAACCCAAACGCCTGTTGGTGTGTCCTAACAGGAGACGCTCCGGCCCCAGATCTGTAGAGAGGCCCTGGCTTCCCCACATGGTGGGATACATTGGGCTCTCACCATTGCTGTCTTTGATGTCGACGGTGGCTTGCGCCTCCAGCAGCAAGGCTATGAGCTCCAGGCTGCCCCCCAAGGCAGCATGGTGGAGAGCAGAGAATCTGGCATGGGGGACACAAAATAGGGGGTGTCAGTGAACAGTCTTCCACCCCAAGCTCGTTCTGGGGGCCGGCAGTGATGGGTTACTTGCCCCCctgtgcctgccagccctgccgtGGGAGCGCACAGCAGCCGGGCCACAGCATGAAAGGGCCCAGTGTCTTGGCTGAGAGGCCCGTTTGTCTAGCGTCCCCCACCCAGCCTGCCCAGAGGAGGGGGCCGTGGGAGCAGAAGCCTGAGGGCTCCTACCCTCCAGGGAGAGAAGGGGCCCAGGAAGAATCTGACCCAAAGGGGGGGCCCTCTTCTTGCTCAGGGCTAACTCCACAGGCAGGTGGGTGGGCAGTACCCCCTCCTTCTGGCCCTACACAGGCAGGACCCAGCTCTGGGCAGACATACTTCAAGGACCTAGTCTGAGGGAGGAACTGCGGACCCCAGTTCCTCTCACTTCCTCCTCGGGTCTCTTCACCCAGCAGCACACACTTACCCGTCAGCATCCTGGTAGTTGATGTTGAGTCTCTTCGTGGAGCCGAGGAgctctgcgggggggggggggggggNNNNNNNNNNNNNNNNNNNNNNNNNNNNNNNNNNNNNNNNNNNNNNNNNNNNNNNNNNNNNNNNNNNNNNNNNNNNNNNNNNNNNNNNNNNNNNNNNNNNGGGGGGGTCAGGGGAGGAAACATCAGGGTACATGGTACCACCTGCCCTGGCTACGCTCTCATCCAGCACTCCCACTACCCACCTCCAAGGACCCAACCCACCTTTCGGTATACAGAAGGGCACCTGCCCCATGGCTTTTTACAGGTCCTGTCCCTATGGCTCGAGGGCAAGGAGCACTGGAAGCCACCGCAGCAGCCGCCTGGCTTCCCTAGAACCCCTGCCCAGCTTGTTTATAGAGCCAAAGGGGGCGGGAAGGGGTACTGGCATGACATGCCTTCAATAGGACAGGCCCACGGGGCGCATGGTTGGCATTCCTGCCTGAATGGGTTAGGGAGAGAGTCATATTGTCCTGCTGGGCCACGGGGAACAGGCATtgaaagaagggagaggggggtCTTAAGTATTCAAGGGCCGAGAGCAGGTTGTTGACAAGGCTGGGCTTGGAGCATCCCTGAGCAGGACCTGGTAGGCAGGGCCACATAGAATATACTGATCATAGCCCAGGTCCAATGTGCCAACCCTGACAATTTGGGCAGGTCACTTAATCTGCACGACTTGGTCTCCGTAGCATCTGCCCCCAGAAGCTGTGGGGACAGTGTCTGTCCCCTGTGAGCATGGAATGATGATGATAACGATTTTGCACCCCTCCCGTGCCGGCCATTACACTGGGGCCCCAGACCCAAACTGCCTTCCGACCTCTCCACAGAGCTTTGTCTGTGGGGGGCACACCTGCCGACTCGATACTCACAAGCTTTGACTTTTTGGGCCCCCCTAGAGAAGCGGTGGGCACTGGCACCGCCTCCCCGGGACAGGGTGCGGGCAGGTGAGAACCCAGGGGCACACAGACCATGTTGGGCAGATCTTTGAGGCGCTGAGGAAGGACAAGCCTTGTCACCAGCAGCCCTTGCGCCCTCCTGGAACCCACCCTGCTGGCAAGGAGCGGGCCTGGCTCAGCCCGGGCTGGGCAAGGTGCCAAACATGCTGGTCCAGGCCTGCCCCCCAGGCCCTGGTGGGCCCCCAAATACCCTAGCAGCCTGGGAAAGGCAGGGCCTCATTCCATCAGGGAGGGAAGcaagggacagggagggaggggacagacacacacaaggtGGAGCTGAAAGACTCTATACTGAGAAGGTAAATACAGAACCAcgaaggggcaggagagagaccTCTGACCTGATAGTTCTTATAACACAGAACCATttttggtggggtggggaggtgggggtggagtacGGAAAGAACAGAAGCTGTGGAAGCAGGAAGTGCACAGCTCAAAGGCTACTCTGTCTTTCCTGGGCTGCGTGACTTTGGCTGCCAAGGTGCCTTTTAAGCCTCTGTGAAGACAAG from Microtus ochrogaster isolate Prairie Vole_2 chromosome 7, MicOch1.0, whole genome shotgun sequence encodes:
- the Caskin2 gene encoding caskin-2 isoform X2, whose product is MGQVPFCIPKELLGSTKRLNINYQDADGFSALHHAALGGSLELIALLLEAQATVDIKDSNGMRPLHYAAWQGRLEPVRLLLRASAAVNAASLDGQIPLHLAAQYGHYEVSEMLLQHQSNPCLVNKLKKTPLDLACEFGRLKVAQLLLNSHLCVALLEGEAKDPCDPNYTTPLHLAAKNGHREVIRQLLKAGIEINRQTKTGTALHEAALYGKTEVVRLLLEGGVDVNIRNTYNQTALDIVNQFTTSQASREIKQLLREASGILKVRALKDFWNLHDPTALNVRAGDVITVLEQHPDGRWKGHIHESQRGTDRVGYFPPGIVEVVSKRVGIPVARLPSAPTPLRPSFPRISQSSADDSLQPLTYGQLPRGGLSPDSPAGDRNSVGSEGSVGSIRSAGSGQSSEGTNGHGTGLLIENAQPLPSASEDQVLPGLRAPSASDNLSHGPLASYRSGETFTQDVRPEQLLEGKDAQAIHNWLSEFQLEGYTAHFLQAGYDVPTISRMTPEDLTAIGVTKPGHRKKIASEIAQLSIAEWLPNYIPVDLLEWLCALGLPQYHKQLVSSGYDSMGLVADLTWEELQEIGVNKLGHQKKLMLGVRRLAELRRGLLHGEALGEGGRRLTRGPELMTIEGLENGESPAMAGPRLLTFQGSELSPELQAAMAGGGPEPLPLPPARSPSQESIGARSRGSGHSQEQPVSQPSIGDSIAPQERNLPEGTERPSKLCTSLPGQGPAPYVFMCSQSSPTSPAPGPPPGAPRAFSYLAGSPAAPPDPPRPKRRSHSLSRPGPAEGEAEGEAEGPVGSALGSYATLTRRPGRSTLARTSPSLTPTRGTPRSQSFALRARRKGPPPPPPKRLSSVSGPTEPPSLEGSPGPKEGATGPRRRTLSEPAGPSEPPGPSAPTGPVSDTEEEEPGPEGTPPSRGSSGEGLPFAEEGNLTIKQRPKPSGPPARETPVLPGLDFNLTESDTVKRRPKCKEREPLQTALLAFGVVGGDTPSPSTPLSSQAPCESPSTSSNPPRSEPSSLPSQGTPAPDLSPKSQPPGHQGASAGPALATGSRLNVETEPPAALLKVPGAGAAPKPVSVACTQLAFSGPKLAPRFGPRPVPPPRPESTGPVCPGQAQQRLEQTSSSLAAALKAAEKSIGTEEREGPTAASTKHILDDISTMFDALADQLDAMLD
- the Caskin2 gene encoding caskin-2 isoform X1, which encodes MGREQDLIVAVKNGDVTCVQKLVAKVKAAKTKLLGSTKRLNINYQDADGFSALHHAALGGSLELIALLLEAQATVDIKDSNGMRPLHYAAWQGRLEPVRLLLRASAAVNAASLDGQIPLHLAAQYGHYEVSEMLLQHQSNPCLVNKLKKTPLDLACEFGRLKVAQLLLNSHLCVALLEGEAKDPCDPNYTTPLHLAAKNGHREVIRQLLKAGIEINRQTKTGTALHEAALYGKTEVVRLLLEGGVDVNIRNTYNQTALDIVNQFTTSQASREIKQLLREASGILKVRALKDFWNLHDPTALNVRAGDVITVLEQHPDGRWKGHIHESQRGTDRVGYFPPGIVEVVSKRVGIPVARLPSAPTPLRPSFPRISQSSADDSLQPLTYGQLPRGGLSPDSPAGDRNSVGSEGSVGSIRSAGSGQSSEGTNGHGTGLLIENAQPLPSASEDQVLPGLRAPSASDNLSHGPLASYRSGETFTQDVRPEQLLEGKDAQAIHNWLSEFQLEGYTAHFLQAGYDVPTISRMTPEDLTAIGVTKPGHRKKIASEIAQLSIAEWLPNYIPVDLLEWLCALGLPQYHKQLVSSGYDSMGLVADLTWEELQEIGVNKLGHQKKLMLGVRRLAELRRGLLHGEALGEGGRRLTRGPELMTIEGLENGESPAMAGPRLLTFQGSELSPELQAAMAGGGPEPLPLPPARSPSQESIGARSRGSGHSQEQPVSQPSIGDSIAPQERNLPEGTERPSKLCTSLPGQGPAPYVFMCSQSSPTSPAPGPPPGAPRAFSYLAGSPAAPPDPPRPKRRSHSLSRPGPAEGEAEGEAEGPVGSALGSYATLTRRPGRSTLARTSPSLTPTRGTPRSQSFALRARRKGPPPPPPKRLSSVSGPTEPPSLEGSPGPKEGATGPRRRTLSEPAGPSEPPGPSAPTGPVSDTEEEEPGPEGTPPSRGSSGEGLPFAEEGNLTIKQRPKPSGPPARETPVLPGLDFNLTESDTVKRRPKCKEREPLQTALLAFGVVGGDTPSPSTPLSSQAPCESPSTSSNPPRSEPSSLPSQGTPAPDLSPKSQPPGHQGASAGPALATGSRLNVETEPPAALLKVPGAGAAPKPVSVACTQLAFSGPKLAPRFGPRPVPPPRPESTGPVCPGQAQQRLEQTSSSLAAALKAAEKSIGTEEREGPTAASTKHILDDISTMFDALADQLDAMLD